CAAATAAAGAAAGTATTTAGGCCACTGTTGAAAAGGAATACAAGATGATGAATGGCAACAGCAACACAAacatatccatcaaaaaaaaaggaTACTGAGCACAGTTGAAAAAAGGGCTCCACAGAAGACTCTCGAGCAGTTTATGTCCCCACTGTCATTTTGATATCAAGCCTCCCATGACTTTCCAAACATTCGCAGCTTAGATTAACGGCGATGGCATGTACGCATATTTCTTTTTGGTGACAGATGGCATGTATGCATATTTCTTTTTGGTGACAAATGGCATGTGTGCATATGTATATGCATGTGTGTTAGGACAAAGAACATCATTATCTAAGTTGGTTGATGCTTCTCCATAGGATAAATCACCTACTTGTTATGTTTGACGTTTGATGGGGACAATTTCACTTTGTCATTACTTTCTTCCTCTCAAAAAGAAAAACTGATGTTGTTAGCAATAATATGGACCTAAGATTCTCATATTactagatcatataaaattttacaatTCAAAATCAGCTAATGTTAtatcatgaggaataccttacaCTGGATCTCAGATTAGATTCTGAAATTCGCAAAAGCTCATTGACATTATGTTTTATGAGATGTTTAAaacattttttatgatattaaaatattttcaattttatCTCTAGAAATATATGGGCTCTGTTACTCACCATGTTACCTAGAAAACCATTAAATCATTTTCAATTGTACCAAATGACTCTTATCATAAGGCAGCCATATGCGAATAAGAAACACACCACTATGCTCCTGATCATCTATAGAGAAACTTCTGTTTTTCTTCCCCATCATATGCAAAGAAAAATACTCGATTGTTGCACACCTCATACTACATTAATCAACCAAACATTCTcacttttaaacaaaaaaaaaaaatgtccctCGAGATACAATGTATTTTTCTATCACAAATAGCAGAGAGCTTTGGTAAAATGAAGATCCAATTAACCAGAATTCCTGGGCTCTCCGAAACTAAAGATAAATGTCACAGCCCCATCCAAATATTGTTGTATAGCTGATTGCCATTAAACATGCATGCTGACCATTCTTGGGTGTTTCTGTTGATACAGAATCAAATGTCTCTAGATGAAGAAGAATTTGATAGATGACAGTGATTTCATCCATTAATTGTTTGAAGCAGACTCAACAGACACTTCCCATTTTACCtcatgtatttttttttcctcagTTATTTATTAGAGACTAAATGCAGGGTATATATATTAAAGGTGTTTATTTTGAAGAGACAGCTCGAGCTGCTTCTGAAGTGAGAAACATGGTTTAATATACCAACATCCTGCCATGCTGGGTTTTTGTGCTATGCATAGAACAGTTTAGCAATAAGGCAAAGGAATACTTCATTAATTCAAAAGGCTTATTCATCGGCTGGTGGTTCCATGGTCAACAACAATCAAGTGACTTGAGTTTGTCTCTCTTTCTTCTAATACCCACATTTTCGAAAAGAATATAATTAAATGATAGCAAAGAGAAAGAATCACCAAAAGGATATGTTGAAATTAATTCAAAAGGATATGCAAATGTTTTCCAGATTGTAGTGGGAAAAAAGAGTTTAGACTgtacaaatttattttttcatcattcattGGTCATACAGAAGGAGCAAACAGAAAAGTGAAAAATTGAAAATGATTTCACTTATGCatcccttttatatatatatatataaaggtatAAATGTAGATACAGAAAGATATATATAGGAGTTTATTTCTTCAAGCATAAACAATAAGACTTACCCAAGCTGTTCATAGACAAAACATATTGCCTTTCAAAGTGAGAACATTGAATCAATTTTCATCATTCCTATCCACATCCTTTTTCATCCGTGTCTTTTCAGAGGCTTAACCTGGATCCTGGTTCTCCTCTTTTACATAGAAAAATAGATAATGAGAACAGCATCCAATTAGTCCCATGGTTATTATTATTTAGGAACACAGCAAGGTAAGAAAAAAGGTTAAGAACATAAATAATCACTGTTTGCAGCTACAACTTACCTGCATGATAGAAGACCTGAGGCTGCAGTCAGAAACATTGGCTTCATTTCATAGACAAATACCAGTCGTCTTCTGGTAGTGCAGGCATATTATGCAAAATAACATGGCAAGAtatcatgtataaatatatacaAAAGTAATTATCCAGAAGCAAAATGACAGTAGGTTGAGATTGTTGAATGGAGCCCCTGCTTCACcctttagtagggttgagatgATTTGATGGCATAACTGATATGCCATTGGTAAAACAACCTTTAATAAAGAAGCTGTAATCTATTAGTTACAACCATGAAATAATTTGAATCAGCTGTTGACAACTCTGTCAGTAATTTCAGATTCCATCTTCAGATTAGGAATGGGATTTATAAGAATTCCCTTCCTTCTGCATTTGCTAATTAGCTCTTGAGCCTCTTCTAAGTTGCCCAGAGAAGTAAGGGCATGTATAATTGAGCCATATGAATAAGAATTTGGAGTACAGCCATTTAACTCCATTATGAGTATAGTTTCTTTGGCCTCTTTAACTTTCCTTGCATCACATAAAGATTTGATAAAAGCATTATATGTATAACTGTCTGGAGCCACACCAAACCTCAACATAGCATCAAAAAGGTTTTGTGCTGTCTCAATCATTTTCATCTTACAAAAGCTTACAATTAGGGGGTTAAAAGAAAAGACATCTGGATCAATGCCCTCTCCTTTCATCCTTTTGAAAAGCTTCATTGATCTGCGGATATCCCCAACTGCACAAAGTGAACGGATTAGTATGTTGTATGTGACAGCATTTGGAGAAACACCCCATTCTATCATCTCATTGAAACAATCAAATGCATCATCCATCTGGTGAACCCGGCAAAGCCCATCGATTATAGAGCTGAATGTCACAACATCTGGCTTAAAACCATGCTCCAGAAGCATCTTTAGAACATCCCTTGCCATACCTGCATCCCCAGCCCTAGAATGGCCACTGATAAGAGTATTGAAGGTAACCAGGTTTGGATGAAAACCCTTCCGATGCATCTCTTCAAATATCTCCATTGCCTTATCCATCATCTCAGCTTTGACAAAGCAATCAATCAGCATGTTGTATGATACTACACTAGATACAAGTCCATCCAAGACCATCTGTTTCAAATACAGATCTGCCTCCACAACCCATCCTTCCTTTAACAAACAATTGATAACCATAAGATATGTACTAAATCCAGGTTTGCCACCTCTTTTTCTGTAATGATCCAACATCTCACACACATCACTCAATCCCAGACCCTTCACAATACAAGCCATCACTATATTAAATATTGCAGCATCTGGAAAATAACCCCTTTGGCCCGCCCTATTCATAAACTCTCTGGCCTCTCTTGCCATACTACACTTGGAAAGGCAATACAATATAGTGCTACAAGCATGGTCCTGTAGAAATGATTCTCCTTCTAAACGCACACATAACATTTCATATGCCTTGTGTGGTTCCAAGCACCGAAATGTGCCATGGACCAACGACCGGAAAGTGGCTTCATTAGGAGCCACATTTCTCTTCTTCATCATCTCTAAAACACGAAATGCCTCCGCCACCTTCCTTGCATTGCAAAATCCATCCACCAGTATAGTGTAGGTGAACACATTAGGTGGGTATCCTGAACTCTCCATCTGCCTCACCAACCGAAGAGCTTCTTCAACAATACCCAGCCTGCATACTCCATGGATGAGACTATTGTAAGTGAAACGATCGGGCGAGCAATTATCGGAAGGCATCTGCTGGAACTTAAAATAAGCCAAATCAAGTGAATTAGCATTTACCAATGCATCAATCACCGAGTTGTAGACCCGGGTGCTCGGCCTAAATCCCAAGAATGACATCTGCCCAAAGACTTCATTCACATACTTCGCAAGACCTAATCGGCCCCAAGTAGATATCAAAATGCACAGCATATCCTCTGTAATTCGACAACCAAAGCTCTTAATCTCCTTCAATAAGTCCACCGATAGTACTACTGGACCTCTCCTCCAAAGAGTTTCAGCTAAAACCCTGCGAACGGACTGATCTTTTGCTAATTGTTCATTGAAATTAGAAAGCCAGATGTAAAATTTGAGCGAAAATAGAGGGTTTTCCAGATATTGAATCAAGCTCACGGCTGAACGGGGATTTAGATATGCCACAACcgatttgaactcagtatttagCATCAAAAACCAGTCTTTTCTCGAGAGAATCGCGGAGAGACGAACTGGGTCCAGGGATTTCGCGGTTTTTTGTTGGATTTCGATGGAAAATATCGATTTTGAAGCCGGGAGGCTCTTGGATCCACTGAAACCATGAAAAGGATCGGATTTTGAAACCGAGGAACGGGGCTTACCCGAGGGGGCGCGGCAGAGAGGGGCCGATGGGTGGTTGGCGCTGCCGACGGGATCCGATTTGCTTGGGTTCCTCCGTTTCAGGAGAAGCTCATCTACAGGCGGCTGCTTTTTAGAAGGAGAGGGCCGGAGATTGCGAGCAGGGAAGCCTCTCATGGTCGCCGGCGAGCGG
Above is a genomic segment from Elaeis guineensis isolate ETL-2024a chromosome 1, EG11, whole genome shotgun sequence containing:
- the LOC105040049 gene encoding uncharacterized protein; this encodes MRGFPARNLRPSPSKKQPPVDELLLKRRNPSKSDPVGSANHPSAPLCRAPSGKPRSSVSKSDPFHGFSGSKSLPASKSIFSIEIQQKTAKSLDPVRLSAILSRKDWFLMLNTEFKSVVAYLNPRSAVSLIQYLENPLFSLKFYIWLSNFNEQLAKDQSVRRVLAETLWRRGPVVLSVDLLKEIKSFGCRITEDMLCILISTWGRLGLAKYVNEVFGQMSFLGFRPSTRVYNSVIDALVNANSLDLAYFKFQQMPSDNCSPDRFTYNSLIHGVCRLGIVEEALRLVRQMESSGYPPNVFTYTILVDGFCNARKVAEAFRVLEMMKKRNVAPNEATFRSLVHGTFRCLEPHKAYEMLCVRLEGESFLQDHACSTILYCLSKCSMAREAREFMNRAGQRGYFPDAAIFNIVMACIVKGLGLSDVCEMLDHYRKRGGKPGFSTYLMVINCLLKEGWVVEADLYLKQMVLDGLVSSVVSYNMLIDCFVKAEMMDKAMEIFEEMHRKGFHPNLVTFNTLISGHSRAGDAGMARDVLKMLLEHGFKPDVVTFSSIIDGLCRVHQMDDAFDCFNEMIEWGVSPNAVTYNILIRSLCAVGDIRRSMKLFKRMKGEGIDPDVFSFNPLIVSFCKMKMIETAQNLFDAMLRFGVAPDSYTYNAFIKSLCDARKVKEAKETILIMELNGCTPNSYSYGSIIHALTSLGNLEEAQELISKCRRKGILINPIPNLKMESEITDRVVNS